Proteins from a single region of Bacteroidota bacterium:
- a CDS encoding T9SS type A sorting domain-containing protein, giving the protein MRKFIIIIFLLASVPSFAQWTKISGLSGGRVSKVIKTSHYLFAVTDGNGLFRSSDNGLDWEESNNGFSIINILDITEIGTDIYAASYGKGIFRSTDFGSSWSSFSPALITPFANCVSSINGKLLVGTYIGIFILQGNQWVDITSGLNYPNISEIKKYNNILYVKLTGVLYKSTNEGQSWSRIGHSSYTDYADYCFKDNYIYALDFNGIYKCHLDSTHWVTLPKPYPSAYYPITIFSDSLNLFVSYQNFIYKSTNSGLNFTPSTSPITNNIYPRYSSCSDGNNIFLANTNGIMYSSDGGSTWQSRNKNIINILFNSVNIYGSELYCTIYGIIYKTTTNGDQWTLNFDGYANNGYYPANSLIKKNSSRIFIPVSNSYYTILRTSNGGVNWFNGLQSYSYSTYLGEINNEDILFLSDNYLLVYHDDNTLNFSTFYLNSVLNHIYKSGNEFFISSQSDGIYKCSSSYILTQINNGLTNLNSNAVTSAGDFLFAATNSGIYRTNRNSINWTKVFQEQYSSPFTKIISYNNYIFANSGTAVYKSSDFGNTWISIYSAAANINVNNIWNNSEYIFASIGNAGLIRRSISDAIGISPISSRIPDKFSLSQNYPNPFNPNTTINFQIPKNNFVNLKVYDINGREVSELVNENLNAGEYKINFNATALPSGVYYYKLTSDNFSETKKMMLIK; this is encoded by the coding sequence ATGAGAAAATTTATTATAATAATTTTCCTCCTTGCCTCGGTTCCCTCTTTTGCGCAATGGACAAAAATCTCGGGATTATCTGGAGGAAGAGTTTCAAAAGTAATAAAGACTTCACATTATTTATTTGCAGTCACCGATGGTAACGGTCTGTTCCGCTCATCTGATAACGGGCTTGACTGGGAAGAATCTAATAACGGATTTTCGATAATTAATATACTTGATATCACTGAAATTGGAACCGACATTTATGCCGCGTCTTATGGCAAAGGAATTTTCCGTTCGACTGATTTCGGAAGCAGCTGGAGTTCCTTTAGCCCGGCTTTAATAACTCCATTTGCAAATTGTGTCAGTTCAATAAACGGCAAGTTGCTCGTGGGAACATATATCGGCATTTTTATTCTACAAGGAAATCAATGGGTAGATATTACTTCAGGACTAAATTATCCGAATATTTCTGAAATTAAAAAATATAATAATATCCTGTACGTTAAACTGACCGGAGTTTTGTATAAATCTACTAATGAAGGACAGAGCTGGAGCAGAATTGGTCATTCTTCCTACACTGACTATGCCGATTATTGTTTCAAAGATAATTATATATATGCTCTGGATTTTAATGGAATATATAAATGCCATTTAGATTCTACTCACTGGGTTACTCTGCCAAAACCATATCCTTCTGCCTATTATCCAATTACCATTTTTTCTGATTCCCTGAATCTTTTTGTAAGCTATCAGAATTTTATTTATAAAAGCACTAATTCCGGATTGAACTTTACTCCTTCAACTTCTCCGATTACAAATAATATTTATCCGAGATATAGCTCATGCTCAGATGGAAATAATATATTTCTTGCAAATACTAATGGTATAATGTATTCATCTGACGGAGGTTCAACTTGGCAAAGCAGAAATAAGAACATCATTAATATTCTTTTTAACTCTGTTAACATTTACGGCAGCGAATTGTATTGCACTATTTACGGAATTATCTACAAAACTACAACTAACGGTGACCAATGGACACTAAACTTCGACGGCTATGCAAACAACGGATATTATCCTGCTAATTCATTAATCAAAAAAAACTCAAGCAGGATATTTATTCCTGTCAGTAATTCTTATTATACAATTTTACGAACTTCAAATGGCGGAGTGAACTGGTTTAACGGACTTCAGTCTTATTCGTATAGCACTTATCTCGGAGAAATAAATAACGAAGATATTTTATTTTTAAGCGATAATTATCTTCTTGTCTATCACGATGATAATACATTAAACTTCTCTACATTTTATTTAAACTCTGTCTTAAACCATATTTATAAAAGCGGCAATGAATTTTTTATAAGCTCACAATCCGATGGAATTTATAAATGCTCCTCTTCATATATTTTAACTCAGATAAATAACGGTCTTACTAACCTGAATTCAAATGCTGTTACATCTGCAGGCGATTTTTTATTTGCTGCAACAAATTCCGGAATATACAGAACAAACAGAAACAGCATAAACTGGACAAAAGTTTTTCAGGAACAGTATAGTTCTCCATTCACAAAAATTATTTCATACAACAATTACATTTTTGCAAATTCAGGTACAGCTGTTTATAAATCTTCCGATTTCGGAAACACATGGATTTCAATTTATTCTGCCGCTGCAAACATAAACGTAAATAATATTTGGAATAATTCTGAATACATATTTGCTTCAATAGGCAATGCAGGCCTTATTCGAAGAAGTATATCAGATGCAATCGGTATTTCTCCGATTTCTTCACGTATTCCCGATAAATTCTCTCTATCACAAAATTATCCCAACCCGTTCAATCCCAATACCACAATAAATTTTCAAATTCCGAAAAATAATTTTGTCAATCTTAAAGTCTATGATATAAACGGAAGAGAAGTATCTGAGCTTGTTAATGAAAATTTAAACGCAGGTGAGTACAAAATAAATTTCAACGCAACCGCATTACCAAGCGGAGTGTATTATTACAAGCTGACTTCAGATAATTTTTCTGAAACGAAAAAGATGATGCTAATTAAGTAA
- a CDS encoding response regulator, with product MKNLQNVIIVDDDPSNNLLCKTIIKRVYPDAEIKSFLKAEDGLVFIAENYSDAAAVNPSNIFLDINMPLMNGWEFLDEFEKFPDFIKTQFTIYMLSSSIDDSDKERAAANELVTGFISKPLSREIISRLFG from the coding sequence ATGAAGAATTTACAAAATGTAATAATTGTAGATGACGATCCGTCTAACAATCTCCTCTGCAAGACAATAATTAAAAGGGTGTATCCGGATGCGGAGATAAAATCATTTCTGAAAGCCGAGGATGGTTTAGTTTTTATTGCTGAAAATTATTCTGATGCCGCAGCGGTAAATCCTTCAAACATTTTTCTGGATATAAATATGCCGCTGATGAACGGATGGGAATTTCTGGATGAGTTTGAAAAATTTCCGGATTTTATAAAAACGCAGTTCACAATTTATATGCTGTCCTCTTCTATAGATGATTCCGATAAGGAAAGAGCCGCAGCAAATGAACTTGTAACAGGGTTCATTTCAAAGCCGCTCAGCAGAGAGATTATTTCACGTTTGTTTGGGTGA